One genomic region from Sphingomonas paeninsulae encodes:
- a CDS encoding PilZ domain-containing protein, protein MQGTETNMGREALNQRDNRRAMRLDVRLAAGLREPGSSQRFDVDVIDLSVVGFRCETSFTLVTGSAVFVTIPGLGPLECTVAWRRGYIYGCEFDRPLHNAVFDHIAAQHRKL, encoded by the coding sequence GTGCAGGGGACTGAGACGAACATGGGGCGGGAGGCGTTAAATCAACGCGACAATCGTCGCGCAATGCGGCTGGACGTGCGTCTGGCGGCGGGGTTGCGAGAGCCGGGTTCGTCACAGCGGTTCGATGTCGATGTCATCGACTTGTCGGTCGTGGGATTTCGGTGCGAAACCAGCTTCACGCTCGTAACCGGTAGCGCGGTATTCGTGACAATACCGGGGCTTGGTCCCCTGGAATGCACGGTCGCGTGGCGACGGGGCTATATCTATGGCTGCGAATTCGATCGCCCGCTTCACAATGCGGTGTTCGACCATATCGCGGCGCAGCACCGAAAACTTTGA
- a CDS encoding peroxiredoxin, with protein sequence MRVLLSALALAALPMPALAALPVGAAAPDFTTMGAKGGKTFQFSLADALKKGPVVLYFFPAAFTSGCTVEAHEFAEASDDFAKAGATLIGVAADPIDKLAKFSVEECRNKFAVAVASPAMISGYDVKLPLLGRSNRTSFVIARTGRIAFAYSAMSPEGHVSGTLAAVRALKAR encoded by the coding sequence ATGCGCGTTTTGCTTTCCGCCCTCGCACTCGCTGCCCTCCCCATGCCCGCCCTCGCCGCATTACCGGTCGGAGCGGCAGCACCCGACTTCACCACGATGGGCGCAAAGGGAGGCAAGACTTTCCAGTTCAGCCTGGCAGATGCTCTGAAAAAAGGTCCGGTTGTCCTCTATTTCTTCCCTGCGGCATTCACATCAGGCTGCACCGTCGAAGCCCATGAATTTGCCGAAGCCAGCGATGATTTCGCAAAAGCCGGCGCAACACTGATTGGCGTTGCTGCCGACCCAATCGACAAGCTCGCCAAGTTTTCGGTCGAGGAATGCCGCAACAAATTCGCCGTCGCCGTCGCCAGTCCGGCAATGATTTCAGGCTATGACGTGAAACTGCCCCTGCTCGGCCGTTCGAACCGGACATCGTTCGTGATCGCACGCACCGGCCGAATTGCTTTCGCCTATAGCGCGATGAGCCCAGAGGGGCATGTGTCGGGCACGTTAGCAGCGGTCAGGGCTTTGAAAGCGCGCTGA
- a CDS encoding ligase-associated DNA damage response exonuclease: MARLGSWIDPQPSGIYIPIIDAWVDPSRPVARALVTHGHADHARGGHEQVWATPETLAIMGVRYGEQAGANPVVYGERFQIGEVSVTFVPAGHVLGSAQILLEYAGERVVVSGDYKRRFDPTCVRFEPVPCDIFITEATFGLPVFRHPATRDEMTKLLAALAAEPERCVLVGAYALGKAQRVIAELRLLGHDAPIYIHGAMQRLCDLYREWGVDLGELRPALVASKDEMRGHIIIAPPSALNDRWSRRLPDPITAMASGWMRVRQRAVQRNVELPLVISDHADWDELTETLLEIVPKEVWVTHGREDAIVHWCMTQQIKARALDLVGYEDEDD, encoded by the coding sequence ATGGCGCGTCTCGGCTCTTGGATCGATCCCCAACCTTCGGGAATTTATATTCCGATCATCGACGCCTGGGTTGATCCTTCGCGGCCCGTTGCGCGTGCGCTGGTGACGCACGGCCATGCCGACCATGCGCGCGGCGGCCATGAACAGGTTTGGGCCACCCCCGAAACACTGGCGATCATGGGCGTACGTTATGGCGAGCAAGCGGGCGCGAACCCCGTTGTGTATGGCGAGCGGTTTCAGATCGGCGAAGTGAGCGTAACCTTCGTTCCTGCCGGGCATGTCCTTGGATCGGCGCAAATCCTGCTGGAATATGCGGGCGAGCGGGTCGTTGTTTCAGGGGATTATAAACGACGGTTCGACCCCACCTGCGTGCGGTTCGAACCAGTGCCGTGCGACATCTTTATAACGGAGGCGACGTTCGGCCTGCCGGTGTTTCGCCATCCCGCAACCCGCGACGAAATGACAAAGTTGCTGGCGGCACTCGCTGCCGAGCCTGAACGCTGTGTGTTGGTTGGCGCTTATGCGCTGGGCAAGGCGCAGCGGGTGATCGCGGAGTTACGGCTGCTGGGTCACGATGCGCCGATCTATATTCACGGGGCAATGCAGCGGCTTTGCGATCTTTATCGCGAGTGGGGTGTGGACCTTGGCGAGCTGCGGCCAGCACTGGTTGCCAGCAAGGACGAGATGCGCGGCCACATAATTATCGCGCCCCCCTCCGCGCTCAACGATCGTTGGAGTCGTCGTCTGCCCGATCCGATTACTGCAATGGCGAGCGGCTGGATGCGCGTTCGCCAACGGGCGGTTCAGCGCAATGTGGAATTGCCACTTGTGATATCCGATCATGCCGACTGGGACGAATTGACCGAAACGCTGTTGGAAATCGTGCCGAAAGAGGTTTGGGTCACACATGGTCGTGAGGATGCGATCGTGCATTGGTGCATGACACAGCAGATCAAGGCGCGGGCGCTCGATCTCGTCGGATATGAGGATGAGGACGACTAG
- a CDS encoding ABCB family ABC transporter ATP-binding protein/permease has protein sequence MPPVVETGNSPVAGFSSLRRFLPYLWPADDRALRMRVVIALVLVLVAKGITLSMGWLYKWAIDRMVPGMEASAQIAIALVVAYAGARFAGVLFDNLRNTIFERVGQDATRHLASNVFRRLHALSLRFHLDRRTGAVAKIIERGTKSIDTMLYFLLFNIAPTVIELIVVSIFFWVKFGFILVAATLLMVVAYIWFTRAVTDWRAKLREDMNTMDTGAAAKAVDSLLNYETVKYFNAEDRETARYAGAAKAYADAAVKSENSLAWLNVGQSLITNLMMAGAMGFVVWGWSKGRFTTGDVVLVNTWLSQLFRPLDLLGMVYRTIRQGLIDMEAMFGLIDTPAEIVDVPNALPLIVGEGVVRFENVSFAYDKDRQILHGVDFEIPAGGTLAVVGPSGAGKSTLARLLFRFYDTTGGRITIDGQDIAKVSQASLRAAIGIVPQDTVLFNDTIGYNIAYGREGSTQDQVEDAARGAAIHGFIASLPDQYSAKVGERGLKLSGGEKQRVAIARTLLKNPPILILDEATSALDSRTEAEIQTTLKAIAARRSTIVIAHRLSTIVDADEIVVLEAGRVCERGTHATLLAKNGLYAEMWMRQAAEHDLEAMAAAE, from the coding sequence ATGCCACCCGTCGTTGAAACTGGAAATAGTCCCGTCGCCGGGTTTTCGTCGCTGCGGCGGTTCCTGCCCTACCTCTGGCCCGCCGATGATCGAGCGCTTCGTATGCGTGTCGTCATTGCGCTGGTGCTCGTGCTGGTTGCCAAGGGCATCACGCTTTCGATGGGCTGGCTCTATAAATGGGCAATCGACCGGATGGTGCCGGGCATGGAGGCCAGCGCGCAAATCGCGATTGCGCTGGTCGTAGCTTATGCTGGCGCGCGCTTTGCCGGCGTGCTGTTCGACAATCTTCGCAACACGATCTTTGAGCGCGTCGGACAGGATGCGACCCGGCATCTTGCGAGCAATGTGTTCCGCCGACTTCATGCGCTGTCGTTGCGCTTTCACCTCGACCGCCGGACCGGAGCGGTCGCAAAGATTATCGAACGCGGAACCAAGAGCATCGATACGATGCTGTATTTCCTGCTGTTCAACATCGCGCCGACGGTGATCGAACTGATCGTCGTCTCGATCTTTTTCTGGGTGAAATTCGGCTTCATTCTGGTTGCCGCGACGTTGCTGATGGTCGTCGCCTATATCTGGTTTACGCGTGCGGTGACCGACTGGCGGGCGAAACTTCGCGAAGACATGAATACGATGGACACCGGGGCTGCTGCCAAGGCCGTCGATTCGCTTTTGAATTACGAAACGGTCAAATATTTCAACGCCGAGGACCGTGAGACCGCGCGTTATGCTGGCGCTGCGAAAGCCTATGCCGACGCAGCGGTGAAGTCGGAGAACTCGCTGGCATGGCTGAACGTCGGGCAATCGCTAATCACCAACCTGATGATGGCAGGAGCGATGGGCTTTGTCGTCTGGGGCTGGTCGAAGGGGCGGTTTACGACGGGTGATGTCGTGCTGGTCAACACCTGGTTGTCGCAACTGTTTCGCCCGCTCGATCTGCTGGGCATGGTCTATCGCACCATTCGTCAGGGGTTGATCGACATGGAGGCGATGTTCGGGTTGATCGATACGCCTGCCGAAATCGTCGATGTGCCGAACGCTTTGCCGCTGATCGTCGGTGAGGGCGTGGTGCGATTCGAAAATGTCTCATTTGCCTATGACAAGGATCGCCAGATCCTGCACGGCGTCGATTTCGAGATACCCGCCGGGGGAACGCTGGCGGTGGTTGGACCATCGGGCGCCGGTAAATCCACGCTGGCGCGGCTGTTGTTCCGCTTTTACGATACGACCGGCGGCCGGATTACGATCGATGGTCAGGACATTGCCAAGGTCAGTCAGGCCAGTCTGCGCGCCGCCATAGGAATCGTGCCGCAGGATACCGTTCTGTTCAACGATACCATCGGGTATAATATTGCCTATGGCCGTGAGGGCTCGACGCAGGATCAGGTCGAGGATGCTGCGCGCGGTGCGGCGATCCACGGCTTCATCGCGTCCTTGCCTGACCAATATAGTGCCAAGGTCGGTGAGCGCGGTCTGAAGCTGTCGGGCGGAGAAAAGCAACGCGTTGCGATTGCGCGCACGCTGCTGAAGAACCCGCCGATCCTGATACTGGACGAGGCGACGAGCGCGTTGGACAGCCGGACCGAAGCAGAGATTCAGACAACGCTGAAGGCGATAGCCGCGCGTCGTTCGACCATCGTCATCGCCCACCGTCTTTCGACGATCGTGGATGCCGACGAGATCGTGGTGCTTGAAGCGGGCCGGGTTTGCGAGCGCGGCACGCACGCGACGCTGTTGGCAAAAAATGGCCTGTATGCCGAAATGTGGATGCGTCAGGCGGCCGAACACGACCTCGAAGCGATGGCGGCAGCGGAGTAG
- a CDS encoding SLC45 family MFS transporter — protein sequence MFALWIYTTPVVIERLSPGATSDSPEYLNGLTWVGICFACYALLSAVLNFAQPWVFAKIGRMQAYAAALLLGASGIGLVPFAEGPSALLGCFALIGIAWSLISTIPYAVGSELAREDEIAKVMNIIAFSVVIPQVIAVLLFGLVTRSLFSGHVAATMELGAASMAVAAVAVLALRVGVKPPAS from the coding sequence ATGTTCGCGCTATGGATCTACACGACGCCCGTCGTGATCGAGCGCCTCTCCCCCGGTGCGACCAGTGATAGTCCCGAATATCTGAATGGATTGACATGGGTGGGCATATGCTTCGCCTGCTATGCCCTGCTCTCCGCTGTTCTGAACTTCGCGCAACCGTGGGTCTTCGCCAAAATCGGACGGATGCAGGCTTATGCGGCCGCGCTTCTGCTGGGCGCATCGGGCATCGGCCTCGTGCCCTTTGCCGAAGGACCATCCGCTCTGCTCGGCTGCTTCGCCCTGATCGGCATTGCGTGGAGCCTGATCTCCACAATCCCCTATGCCGTCGGGTCCGAACTCGCGCGCGAGGATGAGATCGCGAAGGTGATGAACATCATAGCCTTCTCCGTCGTCATTCCTCAGGTCATCGCGGTCCTGCTGTTCGGACTTGTCACCCGCTCGTTATTCTCAGGCCATGTCGCCGCGACGATGGAACTCGGCGCGGCGTCGATGGCTGTTGCGGCGGTGGCCGTACTTGCGTTGCGGGTCGGGGTTAAGCCGCCAGCTTCCTGA
- the acnA gene encoding aconitate hydratase AcnA has protein sequence MTAIGQDTLATRTTLEAGGQSVAYYSLEKAAAKLGDVSRLPFSMKVLLENLLRFEDGVTVTIADIQALIDWQNDPKSTREIQYRPARVLMQDFTGVPCVVDLAAMRDAMNALGGDAQKINPLVPVHLVIDHSVMVDEFGTPQAAHNNVELEYARNGERYEFLKWGSKALDNFKVVPPGTGICHQVNLEHIAQAVWTSKDSNGDLVAYPDTCVGTDSHTTMVNGLGVLGWGVGGIEAEAAMLGQPVSMLIPEVVGFKLIGTLAEGITATDLVLTVTQMLRAKGVVGRFVEFFGPGLDALSLADRATIANMAPEYGATCGFFGVDDATLTYLQLTGRSESAIALVEAYAKAQGLWRYSNAPDPVFTDTLELDMTSVVPSLAGPKRPQDKVALTEVDDIFNSELESVYKHVGFKRAAVEGRDHDIGDGDVVIAAITSCTNTSNPSVLVAAGLVARKAHALGLKPKPWVKTSLAPGSQVVTDYLVKSGLQADLDAVGFNLVGYGCTTCIGNSGPLAQPISDAINNNDIVAASVLSGNRNFEGRVSPDVRANFLASPPLVVAYALKGTVTEDFTNTPLGQATDGTDVYLKDVWPSNAEVHEVMAANIDRGMFMNRYSQVFSGDSKWQAIEIEGSDTYTWRAGSTYVANPPYFEGMSMTPAPVADIIEARPLAIFSDSITTDHISPAGSIKADSPAGSWLQEHQVARADFNSYGARRGHHEVMMRGTFANIRIKNEMIPGIEGGMTSYKGEVMPIYDAAMRHKADGTPLIVIAGKEYGTGSSRDWAAKGTNLLGVRAVITESFERIHRSNLVGMGVLPLQFADGVDRKTLKLDGTESFTIMKVAELRPRQDVTVTLTRANGTVEEFQTRCRIDTVNELEYFLNGGILQYVLRKLAA, from the coding sequence ATGACGGCAATCGGCCAAGATACACTCGCCACTCGCACGACCCTGGAGGCGGGCGGACAGTCGGTTGCTTATTACTCGCTTGAGAAAGCCGCTGCGAAACTGGGCGACGTCTCACGCTTGCCTTTTTCGATGAAGGTGTTGCTCGAAAACCTGCTCCGCTTCGAAGACGGCGTAACGGTGACGATAGCCGACATTCAGGCGCTGATCGATTGGCAGAACGATCCGAAATCGACTCGCGAAATCCAGTATCGCCCCGCGCGCGTGCTGATGCAGGATTTCACCGGCGTTCCCTGCGTCGTCGATCTGGCGGCGATGCGCGATGCGATGAACGCGCTCGGTGGCGATGCACAAAAGATCAACCCGCTGGTTCCGGTCCATCTGGTCATCGATCACTCGGTCATGGTCGATGAATTCGGTACGCCACAGGCCGCGCATAATAACGTCGAGCTGGAATACGCCCGCAATGGCGAGCGTTATGAATTCCTGAAATGGGGATCGAAGGCGCTCGACAATTTCAAGGTCGTGCCACCGGGAACGGGCATCTGCCATCAGGTCAATCTGGAGCATATCGCACAGGCGGTCTGGACTTCGAAGGACAGCAATGGCGATCTGGTCGCCTATCCCGACACATGCGTTGGCACCGACAGCCACACGACGATGGTCAACGGTCTGGGCGTGCTCGGCTGGGGTGTCGGCGGGATCGAGGCTGAGGCCGCGATGCTTGGGCAACCGGTTTCGATGCTGATTCCCGAAGTTGTCGGGTTCAAGCTGATCGGGACATTGGCTGAAGGTATTACCGCCACCGATCTGGTGCTGACGGTTACCCAGATGCTTCGTGCCAAGGGTGTTGTCGGACGGTTCGTCGAGTTCTTTGGTCCCGGTCTGGACGCATTGTCGCTTGCCGACCGTGCGACGATTGCTAACATGGCACCTGAATACGGCGCAACGTGCGGGTTCTTCGGTGTCGATGATGCGACACTTACGTATCTGCAACTGACTGGCCGCAGTGAAAGCGCGATTGCTCTGGTTGAGGCATATGCCAAGGCGCAAGGGTTGTGGCGTTATTCGAATGCGCCCGATCCGGTGTTCACCGACACGCTCGAACTCGACATGACGAGTGTTGTGCCTTCGCTTGCAGGCCCGAAGCGCCCGCAGGACAAGGTTGCGCTGACCGAGGTCGATGACATTTTCAACAGTGAGTTGGAGTCGGTTTACAAGCACGTTGGCTTCAAGCGCGCCGCCGTCGAAGGCCGCGACCATGATATCGGTGATGGCGACGTCGTTATCGCTGCGATCACGAGCTGCACAAATACGTCGAACCCGAGCGTGCTGGTTGCTGCCGGTCTGGTCGCGCGCAAGGCCCATGCTCTTGGTCTGAAGCCGAAGCCCTGGGTCAAGACATCGCTGGCTCCCGGCTCGCAGGTTGTGACCGATTATCTGGTGAAGTCGGGTCTTCAGGCCGATCTCGACGCGGTTGGGTTCAACCTCGTCGGCTATGGCTGCACGACCTGCATCGGTAACTCGGGGCCGCTGGCTCAGCCGATTTCGGATGCGATCAACAATAACGATATCGTTGCTGCGTCGGTCCTGTCGGGCAATCGCAACTTCGAAGGCCGCGTGTCGCCGGACGTGCGCGCGAACTTCCTCGCATCGCCACCGCTCGTCGTTGCTTATGCATTGAAGGGGACGGTGACCGAGGATTTCACGAACACACCACTGGGGCAGGCGACCGACGGCACCGACGTTTATCTGAAGGACGTATGGCCTTCGAATGCCGAAGTGCATGAAGTGATGGCCGCCAATATCGACCGTGGCATGTTCATGAACCGGTATTCGCAGGTGTTCTCAGGCGATAGCAAATGGCAGGCGATCGAGATCGAAGGGTCGGACACCTACACATGGCGTGCAGGCAGCACCTATGTTGCCAACCCGCCGTATTTCGAGGGCATGTCGATGACGCCCGCTCCGGTGGCTGACATCATCGAAGCGCGTCCCCTGGCGATCTTTTCCGATTCGATTACGACCGATCACATCTCACCAGCCGGTTCGATCAAGGCGGATTCGCCCGCCGGTTCGTGGTTGCAGGAACATCAGGTCGCGCGGGCCGACTTCAACAGCTATGGCGCGCGCCGTGGTCATCATGAAGTGATGATGCGCGGTACATTCGCCAACATCCGCATCAAGAACGAAATGATCCCCGGCATCGAAGGCGGCATGACGAGCTATAAAGGCGAGGTTATGCCGATCTATGACGCAGCGATGCGCCACAAGGCAGACGGTACGCCGCTGATCGTCATCGCGGGCAAGGAATATGGCACGGGTTCGTCACGCGACTGGGCAGCGAAGGGCACCAACCTGCTGGGCGTGCGTGCGGTCATTACCGAAAGCTTCGAGCGTATTCACCGTTCGAATCTGGTTGGCATGGGCGTGCTGCCGTTGCAGTTCGCCGATGGCGTCGATCGCAAGACCCTGAAGCTGGACGGTACGGAGAGCTTCACGATCATGAAGGTCGCCGAACTGCGCCCGCGTCAGGACGTGACGGTCACGCTGACCCGCGCAAATGGCACGGTCGAGGAGTTCCAGACGCGCTGCCGGATCGATACCGTCAACGAGCTGGAATATTTCCTCAACGGCGGCATCCTACAATATGTGCTCAGGAAGCTGGCGGCTTAA